The genomic segment ACAATTGTTCTCGAACTCTAAATAGGCCCCGGCTGCTCTCTTATGCAATTCATAGATTCCCTGTGTAGGGTCCCGCAAGCCAGTTGATCAACTGGCTTTCACGCCCTCATGGAGCGCCCTGTCATGACCGAGAGCATCGACGCCAGCGTCGTCATCCCCACGCACAGCGAACGCCGCTGGGCGTCGTTGCGCCGTACGGTCACCTCCGCGCAGCACCAGAAAACAGCCCCGGCCGAGATCATCGTCGTGGTCGACCACAACCCCGACCTGTTCGAGCGGGTCAAAGCCGAATTCCCCGGCGTCACGGTGCTCGAGAACACGTCGCTGCGCGGGGCTTCCGGCAACCGCAACACCGGCGCCTTCCACTCCCGGTCCGAGCTGATCGCCTTCCTCGACGACGACACCGTCGCCCACCCCACCTGGCTCGGCAACCTGGCCCGCCCGTTCGTCAACCCGGCAGTGGTCGGCGCGGGCGGCCTCATCGTCCCGGCGTGGGAACGCACCCGGCCCAGCTGGATGCCCGACGAGCTGCTCTGGACCGTCGGCGTCTCGTACGCGGGAATGCCCACCTCGGTCGCCGAGATCCGCAACGTCTGGTCGGCCAGCATGATGGTCCGCCGCGAAGCCTTCGGAAAAGTCGGCGGATTCCGCGTCGGCTTCGGCAAGCTCGGCGACCAGAACCGTCCCGAGGACACCGAGCTCTGCCTGCGGATCAGCGCCGAGACCGGCGGCCACTGGATGTACGTGCCCGATTCGGTCATCGAGCACGACGTGCCCCTGGACCGTTCCACCTTCCGCTTTTTCCTGCGCCGCTGCTACGCCGAGGGACGCGGCAAAGTGCAGATGGCCGGCCTGCTGCCGCGGGACCAGAAGCTCGGCGCCGAGCAGGACTACATCCGGCGGACGCTGCCCCGCGCGGTCGCCCGCAACCTCAAGGCGGCCACGCTGGGCCGCGGCGGCTTCCACGCCCTGCGCGCCGCCACCGTGATCGCCGCCGTGGCCGCGGCCGGGTTCGGCGGTGGCGTCGAGACGATCTCCACCCTCGGCGAGTCCGAGGCCGCCACCCGCTGACCTGCATCCGGTCAGCCATTCGTCGCCGCCGATTAACCCGGGGTCCTTAACGTCCGGGCTCATGCGAAAGATCGCCGTCATCGGCCTGCTCGCCCTCACCGCGACACTGGTGGGAACCCCCTCGTACGCGGGCGGCAGCCACGTCACCAAGCCCACCCTCACCGGCTGGGCCGCGCTGCCCGCCGGCACGTTCGTCGCGGGCAGCGAGCCCTCCGGCGCGCTCGTCACCGGCAACCTCAACGGCTTCACCGCGCCCTTCGCCGACCAGCCGATCCAAGGTTTCTCCGGCATCGTCGACAACGGCGACGGCACCTTCGACGTGCTCTCCGACAACGGCTACGGCAACCAGGCCAACTCGGGCGACTTCCTGCTGCGCGTGCAGAAGCTGGCCCCCTCGTTCCGCACCGGGACCGTGGACGTGCTCGGCGGCATCACGCTGACCGACCCCGACACCAAGGTCCCGTGGAAGCTGACCCGAGCCGACCGGGTGCTGACCGGAGCCGACTTCGACCCCGAGTCGATCGTGCGGGCGGCCGACGGCACGTACTGGATCGGCGACGAATTCGGCCCCTACCTGCTGCACTTCGACCGCGCGGGCCGGCTGCTGGACGCGCCGGTCGCGCTGCCGGGCGTGATCGCGCCCGAAACCGCCGCCCGGACGGGGGAAACCGCCACCGCCCGCAGCAGCAAAGGCTTCGAAGGCCTGGCCCTGGCCCCCGACGGCCGGCACCTGTACGCGCTGCTCGAAGGCACGGTGACCGGCGACCCGGCCGGCTCGCTGCGCCTCAACGAGTTCGACCTTCGTACGCGGTCCTACACCGGCCGGCGCTGGGCCTACCAGCTCGACAACCCCGACTTCGCCATCGGCGACGCCATCACCATCGCTAACGGCCGCTTCCTGATCATCGAGCGTGACAACGGCCAGGGCGCCACCGCCGTCACCAAGAAAATCTACGAAGCGACCGCCCGCGGTTCCGTGCTGGACAAGCGCCTGGTTGTCGACCTGATGAACGTGTCCAACCCCCGCAAACTCGGCGGTTTCGGCACGACCTTCACGTTCCCCTTCCAGACGATCGAAGACGTCGTCATCCTCGACGACCGCACGATCGCCGTCCTCAACGACAACAACTTCCCGTTCTCCACCGGCCGCAGCGCCACCGCCGCCGACAACAACGAGTGGATCACGATCGGCCTGCCCCGGTCGCTCCGCCCTGACAAGCGCCTCCTGCCTTAGGTTGCGCTCCCTTTTCCGTACGGGCTGACACGGGCCGCTGATCGCACTCCACCCGGCTTTCAGCGGCCCGTGGCCGTCAAGCTCCCCAGAGCCCGACCTCCCGCGGGGCCGGCGTTCTCGTGCCGGCGTTCGCCCGCACCAGCGCGGCCCCGCTCGCCCGACCGTTCGCCCGCACCCGCGTCGCGCCGCCGCCGCTCCGCGCCGCTCGCCTGCGCTACGCCGTCCAAGCCGCTCACACCGCGTCGCTCGCCCGATCCGCGCGGCGCCCGCCGCGCCCGCCGCGCCCAGGCCGCTCGTCCGCCCCGTCACGCCGCTCGCCCGTGCCGCGTCGCTTGTCCGGTCCGCGCCGCGCCCGCCGCGGCCAGGCCGCTCACGCCGCGTCGCTCGTCCGGTCCGCGCCGCGCCCGCCGCGCCCGCCGCGCTCAAGCCGCTCATACCGCGTCGCTCGCCCGATCCGCGCCGCGCCCGCCGCGCCCAGGCCGTTCGTCCGCCCGTCACGCCGCTCGCCCGTGCCGCGTCGCTCGCCCAAGCCACGCGTTGGCTCATGCCGTGTGTCGTCCGCACCGCGTCTGTTCACCCCATGTCGTTCGCTCACATCCCGTGGCAGAAATCGACGGCCTAGCCTCCTAGGATGCCCTAGAGGCGGTGCGAAACTTGGTTGGGACCGTGGGCGAGCCCGGCGACGTCCGCAAGCCAAATACCGTTTCTCGCATCCGGAGGCCCCCGAGCCGCACCTCCGCCGGTATCCGGAGACGAATACCACTCGGCACGGCGCGACGCTTCCACGGAACCCCATCCACGGCAAGCGTCGCCCCAGTGTTCTCTCCCGGAGCGAACCGTTCGCGTCCGCCGTCGGCAGCACACACCCCGTACGGGCGTCGCGATCGTCGGATTTGCCGCCTGTGCAACAAATCCCCACCCCGATCAACCCGCGGCGCCGTGGCCACTTTGTCCGGAGTGGAGGACCCGTCAGGCGGTGTGATGAAGAAATTTCTCGAGGGTTTTACCGTCCCGGATTGTGATCGTTCCGCAGGTAGTGGAAACGGTGTCTCCGTTCGACCTGTCTTTGTCTAAAGTGGAGTGATAACTCCGTTACAAAGGGGACGCTAGGCTGATGATCGGTCAGTCGGCTGTTAATGCGACATAAGGGACGGGGGCAGATATGACCGCGCGGGCGCCGCGTGCTGATGCTGTGCGGAATCGGTCGAGAGTGCTGGCCGCGGCCGAGCAGGTTTTCGTGGCGCGGGGCACAACGGTGTCGACCGAGGAAGTGGCCCGCGCGGCCGGCGTCGGCATCGGCACGGTCTTCCGCCACTTCCCGACCAAGGCCGCCCTGATCGAGGCGGTCTTCCGCGAGCGCCTGCGCCGGTTCGCCGAGGAAGCCGAGCAGCTGGCCGAGTCCGACGACCCGGGCACCGCGATCTGGACGTTCCTGACCCGCATCGCCGAGGTCGCCGCGGGCAAACAGGCGTGGGCCGACGCCTTCTCCGCGGCCGAGCTGCACGACGCGTTCACCCCCGCCCGTGAGCAGCTCCCGCGCACCCTCGGCGCCCTGCTGGAGCGGGCGCAGGCGGTCGACGTCATCCGCCGCGACGTCACGGTCCCCGAGTTGACCGCCCTGATGCTTGCCGTCTCGCGCGTGCCCGACCAGTCCGCCGAGGGCGCCCCCCTGCGAGCCCGCGTCCTGACCATCGTCTTCGACGGCCTGCGCCCCCCACGCCCGGCGTCGTGAAGGCGGTTCTCTGGGACTTCGAGGGCACGCTGGCCCATCGCCCCGGCATGTGGAGCGCGTGCCTGCTCGACTGCCTGGCCGAGGCCTCGGGCGAGCCGTCGCCGCTGAGCGTGGCGGAGCTCCGTCCGCACCTGCGGTCCGGCTTCCCGTGGCACGAGCACGATCGGCCGCATCACCACCTGGCCGACCCGGATGCGTGGTGGGCTTCCCTGCAGGGCGTTCTCGGCAACGCCCTGATCGCCGCGGGCGTACGGCCTGACCTCGCACAAGCCGCGGCGAAGCTGATGCGGCACCGTTTCACCGATCCCCGCCGATGGAGGGTTTTCTCCGACACGGTCGTCAGCCTCGACCGGCTCCACCGAGCGGGCTGGACCAATGTGATCGTCAGCAACCACGTCCCGGAGCTCGACCGCCTGGTCGCTGACCTGGGTCTGTCCGACGTGATCGACGAGGTCTTCAGCTCGGCCCTGGTCGGGTGGGAGAAGCCGCACCCCCGGTTCTTCGACCACGTGCTCGACCGCTTGAAGCGACCCTCACCGGTGTGGATGGTGGGCGACAACCCGGTGGCGGACATCGCCGGAGCCCGTGCGGCCGGCATCCCTGCCCTCCTGGTCGACCCGGCCGCCCCCACCGGCCCTCACCTCCGTGACGTAGCCACCACGATCCTGCGCTGACCGGTGGCCCCCGGGTGGCTAGGGTGGGGGCGTGGGTCCGTTGCGTGTTGCCTGGGTGGACGAGCAGTACGACCGGGAGAACGCGGGCCTGGGGCGCAGCCGCTTTGCCGAGCACGTGTGGGTGCACGCCAAGGAGTTCGACGACTGCTGGGGTGACATCTCGCCTGTCGGGTTCGCCTGTGTGGCCTGGCGGCTGGCGACCGCGCCGCATCTCGACCCGGGGTTCGTACGGCTGCATCGGCGGGTGCTCAGAGCCGAGCTGAGGCGCAACTCGTGGGACGGCTCCCTCACCGCCGCCGTCGACCTGGTCGCGCCGTGGCCGGGGGAGCTGAGCAGTCCGAGGAGCTGGACCCAGGATCGGGGCTGGCGCGGCTGGCCCGAGACGTTCGGCCAGTTCCTGGCGCCGTCGCAGGAGGAGCTGGCCCGCATCCCGCACGCCCGCTCGATGCTGGTGGTCGAGGCGCCGCTGACGTTCGCCGGCCTGCCGGCACTGCCCGACAGTCCCGGTCCGGAGCTGCCCGAGCTGGCCGAACGCGCCGTCACCGTGCTGGTCCGCGAACTCAACGACTTGTTGTCGCCGATGGTCACACGGTTGGAGGCCGCCCGATGAGCCGGTTGCTCGGTGCGCTGCACCATGCGGATGATCAAGCTGACGCCGTACGGGCGCAAGGGGTTGGACTGTCGCGGCAGGAGCTGCTGGGCCGGGCCGCGGCGGTGGCCGGCGGCATCGCGGGGCGGCGGATGGTGGCCGTGGAGGCGACGCCCACTCTCGACACCGTGGTGGCGATCACCGGGGCGTTGCTGGCCGGGGTGCCGGTGGTGCCGATCCCGCCCGACGCGGGGGAGCTGGAGCGGGCGCACATCCTGCGCGACTCGGGCGCCGAGCTGATCGACGCAGTGCCGCGGGCCGTGAGCACCGATGTTCCCGCCGAGCCGGATCCCGTACGGCCGGGGCTGGTGCTCTACACCAGTGGCACGACGGGCGCCCCGAAAGGGGTCGTGATCTCGCGGGCAGCGCTGGCGGCCGACCTGGACGCGCTGGCCGCGGTCTGGCAGTGGACACCGGACGACACGCTCGTGCACGGGTTGCCGCTGTTCCACGTGCACGGCCTGGTGCTGGGGGTGCTCGGGCCGCTGCGCGTCGGTTCCCGGCTGGTGCACACCGGAAAACCCACCCCGCAGGCGTACGCGGCGGCGGCCGGGACGCTGTATTTCGGCGTGCCCACCGTCTGGTCGCGGATCTGTGCCGCCCCCACCGAGGCCCGCGCGCTCGGCCGGGCCCGTCTGCTCGTCTCCGGCAGCGCACCCCTGCCGGTGCCGGTGTTCGAGCAGCTGCGCGAGTTGACCGGTCAGGCCCCGGTCGAGCGCTACGGCATGACGGAAACGCTGATCACGGTGAGCGCGCACGCCGACGGGGAACGCCGCGCCGGTCACGTCGGCCGGCCCGTGCCCGGGGTCGAGACGCGGCTGGTCGACGACACCGGCACACCCCTGGCGCCCGGCCCCGAGATCGGGCATCTGCAGGTGCGCGGGGCGACGCTGTTCGACGGCTACCTGCATCACGGCCGGCCCGAGCGCGACGGCTGGTTCGAGACCGGTGACGTGGCCACGATCGGCGCGGACGGGTGGCACCGGATCGTCGGGCGCGCCTCCACCGACCTGATCAAGACCGGGGGCTACCGGGTCGGCGCGGGTGAGGTCGAGGACGCGTTGCTGCTGCATCCCGCGGTCCGCGAGGCCGCCGTCGTCGGCTCCCCACACCCCGACCTGGGGGAGCAGATCACCGCGTACGTGGTCGCGGACGGGACGACGGAGCGCGAACTGATCGATTTCGTCGCCGCCGGCCTGTCCGTGCACAAACGTCCGCGCGTGGTGCACCTGGTCGACGGCCTGCCCCGCAACGCCATGGGCAAGGTGCAGAAGGCCGCACTACGGTAGGCGCGATGAGAGTTTGGCTGACTCCGCAGTTCTGGCTGCGGCTGCTGATCGTCGGCTCGGGCCTGGCCGGCCTGCTGATCGGTGATCACCGCATCGTGTATTACACGTGCCAGAGCAACCTGATCACGCTGGGCTATTTCGGCGCGGTCCTGTATTGGATGGTGCGTCGCGGCACGACCGGCCCCGCCGCACCCCGGCTGCGCGGCGCGGTCACCCTGTGGATCGTCATCACCGGCCTGATCTCGCACTTCATGCTGCAGAACGGCGCGAACCCGCTGCCCGGCCTGGCCGTGGCCGATCCCGCGAGCCGCGTCACCAACTGGTCGATGTTCCTGGTTCACTACGCCGTGCCGCTGCTGGTCCTCACCGACTGGGTGCTGTTCGGCCCCCGCCGTGTCTCCCCGTGGCGCGACCTGGGCCTGTGGATCCTGTTCCCCCTGGCGTACGGCGTGACGTCGGTGACCCGCGCCATCCTGTTCCCCACGGTCAGCGTCCGCTATCCGTATTTCTTCCTCGACCCCACGACCCACGGCTACGACTGGGTGGCCGGCCAGTTCGCCGAGCTCGCCGTGATCTTCGCCGTCCTCGGGGCCGCGCTGCTCGGCGTCGACCGCCTGGCGGCTCGCCTGGCACGCCCCGCTGAGGATTCCCCGGTTGTCCACAATCCCGAGCCGTCCACAGGCACCCCCGCCAAGATCGGCCCCACCCGGTAAAATCTGCGGTGGGTCGGGGGTCCCCCGGTGGGGTGGGTTGGCACACCGGAGTTGATCAAGAGGGCGCCGTTGACCTGGACGACTGCCGGCCCCAGGCCGGTCGACGACCAATCGTGATCGCTGACCGCGGCGGAGGCGGCCCGCCCGGAAACCGGGCAGAGCCGACACCGTCAAGTGGTTGCTGTCCGGGAGGTCCGGGAGGTCACCGGATCAGCCGGCGACCCGCCCGTAGCGAACCTGCTTCCAGTTCCAGATCTTGGCCAGCTTGACCCGGTCACCAGGCTTCGGGGCATGCCACACCTGACCCGCCCCCGCATAGACGGCCACGTGGTAGGCCCGGCTCCCCGAAACCCAGAAGACCAGGTCACCCGGCCGCACCGCGGCACCCGTGATCTTTTTGGCCGCGCGGTACTGAGCCTGCGCCGTGCGGGGCAGGGCGACGTGGGCCTTGGCGTAGGCGTACCCGGTCAGGCCCGAGCAGTCGAACGCGTTGGGACCGCGCGACCCGTACCTGTAGGGCTTGCCTCGCTGGGCCCGGGCGGCCGCGACGACCGCGTTGCCACGCGCGGCCAGGGCGGCCGACGCGGCGGCAGCCGGAGAGACGTGAGCGGCCTGGGCCGGGGCGACGAGCAGGGTGGCCGACATCAGCGCGGCCGCGGCCGGCACGAGCAGGCGGCGCAGCTTCGTGGAGACAGACAAGACGATCCTCGGTCCTTCAACCGCCTGCGAGGTTAGCTGTCGGATTAGGCCTGAAGGCGGCCCGTCGCGTGAGGCGACCTCACCCCTAGCCGGCGCTCGGGCCGGCGTTCTGGTTCCCCCGTTCCCGCCCACTGAAGTTCCGTCGATGACAGGTCGGGCCGTCCCGTGGTGGGCGGGACTCGGCGTCCCGGGGCGGCCTGGCTTGTGCCCCGCTCGGGGCACGCAGGCAACGATCGGCCGGGTCGGGCCATCCGCCATGTTTCGCAGCCGCCCCAGAAAACTCGCTGGTCACACATCGGAATCCGCGTCCGATGTCGCTCCGGACACCCAGGACGAGCCGTGGTCAACCGGCGTCATTTCGGGCCGCCGGTCCGGTGACCCTCATCACCCAACTTGTCGGCCGGACAGGCGGCGGCGGGGGATCCGGCACCTGAGCCGCACCCCGTCGCGACTACGCGCAGCAACCTAAGGCATCTCTTAGGTAGCTGTTGACTTTGGACGGCGCTCACGAAAGATTGCGTCGGAATCGAGGGAGGTGCGGCGTGCGGTGACACGTTCGTGGCGGCAGGGTCTCTACAAGGGATGATCGACCGGTGACGACCCGGAAGATCGTTCGTTGGATCCAGGCGAGCCGTTACGCCCAGCAATGTCGGACTTGCCGGAATGTGCTGATGAGCCAAACCCGCTGATAGGGCCGTACCCTCCGCAAACGGCTTTTCGATGGTCAAGCCGGACACGTCGCCGATCATCAAGCGAGGCCCCTGCATGCCGACCCCGTGCTCCCGCCGCCCACCCCGGACGTATCCTGCATTCTCCGGAGCGGCCGCCGCCCTGACCGCCCTCGCGGTCATCGCGGTCCCCACCGAAGCGCACGCCGCTATGCCCGCTACCTCGCACGGACCCTCCGGCGAAGCGGTCGTCGCGGTGCCCGCCGGCACGCACGGACGAGCTGACGAATGTGAAGGGGCCCGCTTCACAGCCACCGCCCGGGCTGCCCTCGCGAAGATCACCGTGCTCGATGCCGGTGTGCTGCGCCCCGACCTGCCCGCGCTGACCGACGTGCGGCTCGCCTCGGCCCGGGGCGACGTCGACAGCGAACGCAGCCCTCACCGTACGGTCGCCACCGGCCGCTACGCCGACGCCGAACTGCTCGGGCTGCGGGTCCCCGGCGCCCCACGGGCGGGCACGGGTGCCGAGAGCCGCGCGCCCTCCGGCCCCGGCCCGGCCGAGACCGACGCCCCAGCCCGAACCGGAAGCGGCCCGTCCCCCACGCCCAACCAGCCCGCCGCCGATCCGGCGCCCGAGATCGGGAATCCCGAGCCCGGCCGGCAGACAGCCAACTCCGGACCTCGCGCGGCCACCTCCGAGCACCGCGCGGCCACCTCCGAGCACCGCGCGGCCACTTCTGGGCGTCGCGCAGACACCGGGCAGCGCGTGGACAACTCTGGGCGGCGCGTGGACAACTTCGAGCATCGCGCGGCCACTTCTGGGCGTCGCGCAGACACCGGGCAGCGCGTGGACAACTCTGGGCGGCGCGTGGACAACTTCGAGCATCGCGCGGCCACTTCTGGGCGTCGCGCAGACACCGGGCAGCGCGTGGACAACTCTGGGCGGCGCGTGGACAACTTCGAGCATCGCGCGGCCACTTCTGGGCGTCGCGCAGACACCGGGCAGCGCGTGGACAGCTCCGAGCAGCGCGCGGCCACCTCTGGACAGCGCGCGGACAGCTCCGAGCACCGCGCGGCCACCTCCGGGCAGCGCGTGGACACCTTTGAGCAGCGCGCGGCCACCTCTGGGCAACGCGTGGACGCCTTCGGGCAACGCGCGGACAAGAACGGGCACCGCGTAGGCGACAAAGGGCTGGTCGGTGTCAACGCCGGCGGTCTGGCCACCATCCGGCTGGGTAAGTCGACCGCTGACGCGCGCTGGGAAGAGGCGTACCGCTGCGGTGGGACGGGACCGCTCACCCGCAGCGCCACGATGCTCGCCGGTGCGCAGTTGTTGGGCGGGGGCGGCACCATCCCGGCGATCCGCGCGATGCGTCCGGCCGGAGCCGGCGAGCCCACCAGCTTGCTGAAGCTGGGCCCCACCGGCTCCGCCCGGAGCGGCACCGACCTCGTACGCAAAAAGGGTCGTCTCGCCGTGACCGCGGGCGCCGGGGTGGCCCTGTCCGATGTGACGCTGTTCGCCGGCACCCCGCAGCAGGTGTCGATCAAGGTCGTCACGCAGCCCGCGCTGACCGTCACCGCGACCGGCTTTCCCGCCCACGACGAGGTCGATTATCGCCCGGCTGTGCTCGAGGTGACCGCGGCGGGCCGGCCGGCCGCCACCCTCGACGCGCGGGACGCCGGCGTCGGGGTCGAGCTGCTGGGTGGTCTCACGTCGTCGTCGCTGCTGACGGCCAAGATCTCGCTGGGCTCAGTCCGTCAGGACAAGACCGGAGACGCCGTACGGGCGGAGGCCGCGGCAGTGCGCGTCGAGGTCATGACGGGCGGCGCGCACCTGCTCGACGTCGCGCTCGGCCACCTGTACGCCGAGGCGTCCGCCCCGCCGCTGCTGACCGTCCCGATCCGGCCGAGGCTCAGAACGTTCGAGAAGCCCGCCGCCCCGGCCGAAGCCACTGCCGCGGCGACGGCTCCGCCGGTGGCCCCTGCCGTCGCACGGCCGTCACCCCGTACGGGGGCAAGCTTTTTGGCTTTGACCGGCGCGAACATCGCCGCCGCGGCCGGTGGGGGACTGCTGCTGATCCTGCTCGGTGTGGCCGCCGTGGCCTTGACCCGCCGCAGCCGGCGCCGCTGAACCGGACCCGGGGAGGACGCGGCGGCGCTGTCCCGGCAGCGCCGCCGCTTCTAACGTTTGCGGCGGAACGACGCCCGGACGATCATCACGATGAGGAACACGGGGACCAGCGCGAGGAAACCCAGCCCGTAGCCGATCCAGCGCAGCCACGGCCGGTAGTCGTCGTCGGCCCGGGCCAGTTGCTGGCTCTGCCGGTACCGCCCGGCGTCGCCGACCTCGATCACCTTGCCGATGTCGTCCGAAGTGAACACGGCGGACACCGTCATCCGCGTCTGCTGACCGTCGTTCCAGTCGAACGACGCCGTGCACGCGTCCCAGTAGCCGAAGCCCTTGGTGCTGATCGGCCCGTGCTGCACACACGAGAGGACGGTGGCTTTTCCCGTACGGGTGGTGTCGTCCATGCTCCGCCCGGCCAGCCGGGACAGCGTCACCGCCGACCCGGTCAGCGCCAGTGCGATCACGACGGTCACGATCATGAACAGGGCGGACCGGAGCGTGCTGCCCTCACGACGCTCGACGACCGGCGGCGGGGCGGCGGCCGCCCGGGCCTCCTCCGCGTCGAGTTCGGCCTCGCGGGCCCGGATCTGGGCGAGGCGGTCGGTGATCCGGTCGTTCTGCGGGTCCACGGGACGGCTCCTCGGGGCTCAGAGCGGAAGATCGATGGGCGTCGGTGTGGGGTTGTCGCCGTTGAGGGTATCGCCCGTCGACCCGGAGTTCTGGGCCCCGTTCGTCTTCGGGGCGGCCTTGGCGGTCTCCTGGATCACCTTGTCGACTGTGCCGTAGACGTTCTTGTGCCCCTCGCTGATCAGGTCGTAGGCGGTCTTGAAGCCGCTGCGGCCCGTGCCCCCCGCGGTGCCGATCGCCTCGATCCGGAACGCCTCCAGCCGCAGGACGTTACGGCTGGACTGGCCGATCTGCTGCAGGATGCCGTCCATCTGCTTGGTGAACACGCCCAGCTTCTTGATCGCCGCGAACAGCTGCTTGAGCAGGTTGAGCACCTTCGTGCTGCATTCGGCGACCAGGATCGCGACTTCGGCGGCGACCTTGGGGATGAGCACGACGGTCAAGGCCTGGATGGCCTTGGAGATGCAGGCGCCGATCACTTCGGACACGATGTCGCGGATCGTGTTGCGCACGACACCGACCATCGCCCCGACGATCGTGCTCGTCCGGCCCATGAAATCGGCGACCTGGCCCATCGCCTGGATCGACTCCGCGTGGGTGCGGGCCATCGCGCGATAGGCCTCGGCCGACTTCGCGGCCCATGCGGCGGTGCTGTTCTTGACCTCGGCCACGAAGAAGTCGGTGGCCTCGTAGATCCGCTGCTCGATGTTGCGCCACGTCTGCGCGTGCGCCTCGATCGCCTTGGGGTCGCCGCACAGCTTGTCGAGCGGCTCCCGCAAGCAGCTCACGTGCTCCATCAGCCAGCCCACGCCGGCCGCGAACACCGCCTGCAGCGGATCCATGACCGCGCCCAGCAGCCCCAGGGCGCCCGCGACGGCGTTGCCGCCCACGGTCATCCAGTCGCCGTCCTTGATCCCGTCGACGATGCCGCCCGCCGACTCGAACAGGCCCGCACCCTCGTACGACTTGGTCTCGCCCTCGGCGGCGATGAGGCTCCCGCGGGTCAGCGCCGTGTCGCTCATCAGTTGCCCGCCTTGAAACGCCCGGCCACGTTGCTGTCGGTCATGTCGGCGTCGTCGGACACCGCGCGCAGCAGCTCGGCCACGTGGGCGGTCGCGTCGGCCCCGGTCTTGAGCTCCTGCAACGCGAAGTCCTGCAGCGGCTGGATGAACGGCAGCGCGAGCGGGCTGCACAGGATGCCGTACACCTCGTCGTGCATGTCGATGTACTCGGCGCCGGAGCTGGCCTCGTCACACATCCGGGCGGCCTCGTCGACCATCTTGGCGTGCGCGCGCAGTGCCGCGGAATCGATGTAGACGTCGCTCATCGGCGGCGCTCCTCGGTCTCGTCGTCCTCGGGTGGCGGGGGGAACTGCTCGGCGTACGCCCCGCCGATGAAGTTCGCGGTGTCCGAGCCCGGGCCGTAGATGCCGGTCACGAGCTCGGTCATCCGCTCAGCCAGGCGGGCCTGGGCGCGGCGGCTGGTTTCGAGGATAAGCTCGGCAAGCTCGCCGGGTGAGAGACGCAGGGCCCGATCGGTCAGGGTGAGGGCGGCCAGCCCGCCCGACTGGTCGACGGTGACCACGACCTCGCCGCCGCGCGACTCGGCGGCGGCCCGGGTGTCCTGCATGCGCCGGCTCAGCTCGGTCGTCATGGCGGTCTGCTGTTCGACCTTGCGTTCCCAGTCGACCAGGAAGTCCTCGGGATCGAGCGGCACGGGCTACCCTTCGTCGTCAACGTCTGGTGATCGAGTCCCGCATCGTAACGAACGATTACCGACGGCGATGTCCCCTGATGCGAGGACCGACCGTATCCAGCCGCAACAAGCCACCGCGAACAGCCCGCCGGCAGTCTGACCGCTCACATGTCAGCACGGAGCCGTTGCGGCGAGGCGGTGTCAGCTCCGCCTGCATCTAACATTCCAGCCGATCGGCACCGCCCCGCCGTGGCGGCCGCACCAGGCAGCG from the Paractinoplanes abujensis genome contains:
- a CDS encoding glycosyltransferase family 2 protein; its protein translation is MTESIDASVVIPTHSERRWASLRRTVTSAQHQKTAPAEIIVVVDHNPDLFERVKAEFPGVTVLENTSLRGASGNRNTGAFHSRSELIAFLDDDTVAHPTWLGNLARPFVNPAVVGAGGLIVPAWERTRPSWMPDELLWTVGVSYAGMPTSVAEIRNVWSASMMVRREAFGKVGGFRVGFGKLGDQNRPEDTELCLRISAETGGHWMYVPDSVIEHDVPLDRSTFRFFLRRCYAEGRGKVQMAGLLPRDQKLGAEQDYIRRTLPRAVARNLKAATLGRGGFHALRAATVIAAVAAAGFGGGVETISTLGESEAATR
- a CDS encoding esterase-like activity of phytase family protein: MRKIAVIGLLALTATLVGTPSYAGGSHVTKPTLTGWAALPAGTFVAGSEPSGALVTGNLNGFTAPFADQPIQGFSGIVDNGDGTFDVLSDNGYGNQANSGDFLLRVQKLAPSFRTGTVDVLGGITLTDPDTKVPWKLTRADRVLTGADFDPESIVRAADGTYWIGDEFGPYLLHFDRAGRLLDAPVALPGVIAPETAARTGETATARSSKGFEGLALAPDGRHLYALLEGTVTGDPAGSLRLNEFDLRTRSYTGRRWAYQLDNPDFAIGDAITIANGRFLIIERDNGQGATAVTKKIYEATARGSVLDKRLVVDLMNVSNPRKLGGFGTTFTFPFQTIEDVVILDDRTIAVLNDNNFPFSTGRSATAADNNEWITIGLPRSLRPDKRLLP
- a CDS encoding TetR/AcrR family transcriptional regulator, translating into MRNRSRVLAAAEQVFVARGTTVSTEEVARAAGVGIGTVFRHFPTKAALIEAVFRERLRRFAEEAEQLAESDDPGTAIWTFLTRIAEVAAGKQAWADAFSAAELHDAFTPAREQLPRTLGALLERAQAVDVIRRDVTVPELTALMLAVSRVPDQSAEGAPLRARVLTIVFDGLRPPRPAS
- a CDS encoding HAD family hydrolase encodes the protein MKAVLWDFEGTLAHRPGMWSACLLDCLAEASGEPSPLSVAELRPHLRSGFPWHEHDRPHHHLADPDAWWASLQGVLGNALIAAGVRPDLAQAAAKLMRHRFTDPRRWRVFSDTVVSLDRLHRAGWTNVIVSNHVPELDRLVADLGLSDVIDEVFSSALVGWEKPHPRFFDHVLDRLKRPSPVWMVGDNPVADIAGARAAGIPALLVDPAAPTGPHLRDVATTILR
- a CDS encoding acyl-CoA synthetase produces the protein MSRLLGALHHADDQADAVRAQGVGLSRQELLGRAAAVAGGIAGRRMVAVEATPTLDTVVAITGALLAGVPVVPIPPDAGELERAHILRDSGAELIDAVPRAVSTDVPAEPDPVRPGLVLYTSGTTGAPKGVVISRAALAADLDALAAVWQWTPDDTLVHGLPLFHVHGLVLGVLGPLRVGSRLVHTGKPTPQAYAAAAGTLYFGVPTVWSRICAAPTEARALGRARLLVSGSAPLPVPVFEQLRELTGQAPVERYGMTETLITVSAHADGERRAGHVGRPVPGVETRLVDDTGTPLAPGPEIGHLQVRGATLFDGYLHHGRPERDGWFETGDVATIGADGWHRIVGRASTDLIKTGGYRVGAGEVEDALLLHPAVREAAVVGSPHPDLGEQITAYVVADGTTERELIDFVAAGLSVHKRPRVVHLVDGLPRNAMGKVQKAALR
- a CDS encoding Pr6Pr family membrane protein — protein: MRVWLTPQFWLRLLIVGSGLAGLLIGDHRIVYYTCQSNLITLGYFGAVLYWMVRRGTTGPAAPRLRGAVTLWIVITGLISHFMLQNGANPLPGLAVADPASRVTNWSMFLVHYAVPLLVLTDWVLFGPRRVSPWRDLGLWILFPLAYGVTSVTRAILFPTVSVRYPYFFLDPTTHGYDWVAGQFAELAVIFAVLGAALLGVDRLAARLARPAEDSPVVHNPEPSTGTPAKIGPTR
- a CDS encoding C40 family peptidase, with amino-acid sequence MSVSTKLRRLLVPAAAALMSATLLVAPAQAAHVSPAAAASAALAARGNAVVAAARAQRGKPYRYGSRGPNAFDCSGLTGYAYAKAHVALPRTAQAQYRAAKKITGAAVRPGDLVFWVSGSRAYHVAVYAGAGQVWHAPKPGDRVKLAKIWNWKQVRYGRVAG
- a CDS encoding DUF6346 domain-containing protein, which encodes MDPQNDRITDRLAQIRAREAELDAEEARAAAAPPPVVERREGSTLRSALFMIVTVVIALALTGSAVTLSRLAGRSMDDTTRTGKATVLSCVQHGPISTKGFGYWDACTASFDWNDGQQTRMTVSAVFTSDDIGKVIEVGDAGRYRQSQQLARADDDYRPWLRWIGYGLGFLALVPVFLIVMIVRASFRRKR